In Actinomycetota bacterium, one DNA window encodes the following:
- a CDS encoding serine hydrolase domain-containing protein, whose translation MTLELDWPVGRAGVAVVSPSGVETAFLGGVTGDDRFEVASVTKLMTSLAALAAVESGRIELDQPVPGGGEGVTLRHLLAHAGGHPFEPPGRARPPGQRRIYSNVGFRILAEAAADAAGTTFASWLSTSVLDPLGMTATGLVHRRGVDGDPAAGAASTLDDLTRLARCLLDRGAPVVGPDLFAEAISVQFPGLAGLVPGVGRFDPCDWGLGFELHDSKRPHWMGDRRSPSAFGHFGASGCFLWVDPDASLAAAAVTDRDFDDDKWAMATWPGWSDRLPAA comes from the coding sequence GTGACACTGGAGCTGGACTGGCCGGTCGGGCGGGCCGGGGTGGCGGTGGTCTCGCCGTCGGGGGTGGAGACGGCCTTCCTCGGCGGAGTGACCGGCGACGACCGGTTCGAGGTGGCGTCGGTGACCAAGCTGATGACCTCGCTGGCCGCCCTGGCCGCGGTCGAGTCGGGGCGGATCGAGCTCGACCAGCCGGTCCCCGGCGGCGGCGAGGGCGTCACCCTCCGCCACCTGCTGGCCCATGCCGGCGGCCATCCCTTCGAGCCCCCGGGCCGGGCCCGGCCCCCCGGGCAGCGCCGCATCTACTCCAACGTCGGCTTCCGGATCCTGGCCGAGGCGGCTGCCGACGCCGCCGGGACGACCTTCGCCAGCTGGCTCTCCACCAGCGTGCTCGATCCGCTGGGCATGACCGCGACCGGGCTCGTCCACCGCCGCGGGGTCGACGGCGACCCGGCCGCCGGCGCCGCCTCCACCCTCGACGACCTGACCCGCCTGGCCCGCTGCCTGCTGGACCGGGGCGCCCCCGTGGTCGGCCCCGACCTGTTCGCCGAGGCCATCTCCGTCCAGTTCCCCGGCCTGGCCGGGCTGGTCCCCGGGGTCGGCCGCTTCGACCCCTGCGACTGGGGCCTCGGCTTCGAGCTCCACGACAGCAAGCGCCCCCACTGGATGGGCGACCGCCGCTCGCCCTCGGCCTTCGGCCACTTCGGGGCCAGCGGCTGCTTCCTCTGGGTCGATCCCGACGCCAGCCTGGCCGCCGCCGCCGTCACCGACCGCGACTTCGACGACGACAAGTGGGCCATGGCCACCTGGCCCGGATGGTCGGACCGCCTCCCCGCGGCCTGA
- the purQ gene encoding phosphoribosylformylglycinamidine synthase subunit PurQ, translated as MKVGVVTFPGSCDDRDARAAVAAMGGEPVALWHGDGDLRGVDAVVLPGGFSYGDYLRCGAIARFSPVMGAVAAFARSGGPVLGICNGFQVLCEAGLLPGALLRNAGLRFVCREVEVVVESTATAWTGACTAGESLAIPVKHGEGRYVCDDPAALAAAGQVVFRYAPGHNPNGSMADIAGVRNPAGNVVGLMPHPEHAVDPLLGPVGGRGLFESVLAARV; from the coding sequence ATGAAGGTCGGGGTGGTGACCTTCCCGGGGTCGTGTGACGACCGGGACGCCCGGGCCGCCGTGGCCGCGATGGGGGGCGAGCCGGTGGCCCTGTGGCACGGCGACGGCGACCTCCGGGGGGTCGACGCCGTGGTCCTGCCCGGCGGGTTCTCCTACGGCGACTACCTGCGCTGCGGGGCGATCGCCCGGTTCTCCCCGGTGATGGGGGCGGTGGCCGCCTTCGCCCGCTCCGGCGGGCCGGTCCTTGGCATCTGCAACGGCTTCCAGGTGCTGTGCGAGGCCGGCCTGCTCCCCGGGGCCCTGCTCCGCAACGCCGGGCTGCGCTTCGTCTGCCGCGAGGTCGAGGTGGTGGTCGAGTCCACCGCCACCGCCTGGACCGGCGCCTGCACCGCCGGCGAGTCCCTGGCCATCCCGGTCAAGCACGGCGAGGGCCGCTACGTCTGCGACGACCCGGCCGCCCTGGCCGCCGCCGGCCAGGTCGTGTTCCGTTACGCCCCCGGCCACAACCCCAACGGCTCCATGGCCGACATCGCCGGGGTCCGCAACCCCGCCGGCAACGTGGTCGGCCTCATGCCCCACCCCGAGCACGCCGTCGACCCTCTGCTCGGCCCGGTCGGCGGCCGGGGGCTGTTCGAGTCGGTCCTGGCGGCCCGTGTCTAG